One genomic region from Tautonia marina encodes:
- a CDS encoding tetratricopeptide repeat protein → MLLLILVGGIIWRTRLGASRDGTPAPSSLAGDWKGGAGDRSAWLRRIDELRVEDRPIEAMTTGWAAYRSVAPGERTEVLKALTLAQLADVPEDQATASLQRRVEADPDELDARVALLRRSLVASPLPLDQPRIGRSSERTELALNELTTLLEQHPDHPGAREAVIDALLDSGRIEEARSLLRAWPEAFVDDPRRLRLQARLDLDFEGRPDQAIEALTTLLSSTPHDWHLRARLSRALEMQGAFEDARRQARIVDQLRERLDPDRLGRRLATAIRRLDTPESLDDLANLCASVGLTKLASAWRLEAETLRAAQALRNRPPGT, encoded by the coding sequence ATGCTCCTCCTGATCCTCGTCGGTGGGATCATCTGGAGAACTCGCCTCGGCGCGTCGAGAGACGGGACTCCGGCTCCCTCGTCCCTTGCCGGTGATTGGAAAGGGGGCGCGGGTGATCGTTCGGCCTGGTTGCGACGCATTGATGAACTGAGGGTCGAGGATCGACCGATCGAGGCCATGACGACCGGATGGGCGGCCTATCGCTCGGTGGCCCCCGGAGAGCGCACCGAGGTTCTCAAGGCCCTGACCCTCGCCCAGCTGGCGGACGTTCCCGAAGATCAGGCGACCGCCTCCTTGCAACGGAGGGTTGAGGCCGATCCGGACGAGCTGGACGCCAGGGTGGCCTTGCTCCGCCGTTCGCTGGTGGCCAGCCCCTTGCCGCTCGATCAACCTCGAATCGGCCGCTCCTCGGAGAGAACGGAGCTCGCCTTGAACGAGCTGACGACCTTGCTGGAGCAGCACCCCGATCATCCCGGGGCTCGGGAGGCCGTGATTGACGCCTTGCTCGACTCGGGACGGATTGAGGAGGCGCGATCGCTCTTGCGAGCGTGGCCAGAGGCCTTCGTAGACGATCCGAGACGCTTGCGACTTCAGGCCCGCCTCGATCTTGATTTCGAAGGCCGGCCCGACCAGGCTATCGAGGCGCTCACCACACTGCTCTCCTCGACTCCGCACGACTGGCACCTTCGCGCCCGACTCTCTCGGGCCCTGGAGATGCAAGGAGCATTTGAAGACGCCCGCCGTCAGGCCCGAATCGTCGATCAGCTCCGGGAACGTCTCGATCCCGATCGGCTCGGCCGACGACTTGCAACCGCGATCCGAAGACTCGACACCCCGGAATCTCTCGACGACCTGGCAAACCTCTGCGCCTCGGTCGGGTTGACCAAACTGGCCTCGGCCTGGCGGCTCGAAGCGGAAACGCTTCGAGCCGCCCAGGCGTTGCGTAATCGACCTCCAGGCACCTGA
- the hemA gene encoding glutamyl-tRNA reductase, with protein MALGVDHHSAPQAVREALAFDGPKRADGLRAMKARFPDIEFVVLSTCNRVELYVAGDPELMPQVGDLTQFLADFHGISVDHFATHLVDYHDEEAIEHAFRVTSSIESLVIGEGQIQGQVKEAYEAAKEIGTVGPILHEVFQQAARVGKRVREATGMDRGRLSIASVAVDVARRVFDHFQDKTVLVIGAGKMAELTLRHLDPLKPGRLLVTNRSFDRARDTAALWGGEPLPFDDLYRALVAADVVVSTTASAEPIVSYELYARVLKARRYRLSLILDIAVPRDFDPRINQLEMANLYSVDDLQAEADANRKGRLRAVETASMIVSEETAACVEAIRHRHHAGSILRQLGDYSDAVRNRELDRLFASRPHLDESDRKAIAQTLHRFQNQLLHHPRTALRSATTVADGSGRSLIDAVRHLFGLREGA; from the coding sequence ATGGCTCTGGGGGTGGATCATCACTCGGCACCCCAGGCAGTGCGTGAGGCCCTCGCGTTCGACGGCCCGAAGCGAGCCGACGGGCTTCGGGCGATGAAGGCCCGTTTCCCGGACATCGAATTCGTGGTGCTTTCGACCTGTAACCGGGTTGAGCTGTACGTCGCGGGTGATCCGGAACTGATGCCGCAGGTCGGCGACCTGACCCAGTTCCTGGCCGATTTCCACGGGATTTCCGTCGACCACTTCGCAACGCACCTGGTCGATTACCACGACGAGGAGGCCATCGAGCACGCCTTCCGGGTGACGAGCAGCATCGAGAGCCTGGTGATCGGCGAGGGACAGATTCAGGGGCAAGTGAAGGAAGCCTACGAGGCCGCGAAGGAGATTGGCACGGTCGGGCCGATCTTGCACGAGGTTTTCCAGCAGGCTGCCCGAGTCGGCAAGCGCGTTCGAGAGGCGACCGGCATGGATCGGGGCCGGCTGTCGATCGCCAGCGTGGCGGTCGATGTGGCTCGTCGCGTCTTCGATCACTTCCAGGACAAAACGGTCCTGGTGATCGGTGCCGGGAAGATGGCCGAGTTGACCCTTCGCCACCTCGATCCGCTCAAGCCGGGGCGGCTCCTGGTCACCAACCGCAGCTTCGACCGAGCCCGAGACACGGCGGCCCTGTGGGGAGGGGAGCCCCTCCCGTTCGACGACCTGTATCGGGCACTGGTCGCGGCGGATGTGGTGGTGAGTACCACGGCGTCGGCCGAACCGATCGTCTCGTACGAGCTGTATGCCCGAGTGCTGAAGGCACGCAGGTATCGCCTCTCGTTGATCCTCGACATTGCGGTCCCTCGCGATTTCGACCCCCGGATCAACCAGCTGGAGATGGCCAATCTCTACAGTGTGGATGACCTCCAGGCCGAGGCCGACGCCAACCGCAAAGGTCGGCTCCGCGCCGTGGAAACGGCCTCCATGATCGTCAGCGAGGAGACGGCGGCGTGCGTCGAGGCAATCCGGCACCGGCACCACGCCGGCTCGATCCTCCGACAACTGGGCGACTATTCCGACGCGGTCCGGAACCGGGAGCTGGATCGTCTGTTTGCCTCTCGACCCCACCTCGACGAGAGCGACCGCAAGGCGATCGCCCAGACACTCCACCGCTTTCAAAATCAACTGTTGCACCATCCGAGAACCGCGCTCAGGTCGGCTACGACCGTTGCCGACGGTTCCGGACGATCGTTGATCGACGCGGTGCGCCACCTGTTTGGTCTGCGAGAGGGAGCCTGA
- a CDS encoding cytochrome C assembly family protein — protein sequence MIDRLSVLCFAGTYGLALAADLARLILRVPVRWQLAVGLTALGWVVHTAFLVNLAWRVGEVPIATVFHSLLVLAWILSGIGLYLTFRAPKPSAIGVFVLPLVLALLGTAVAMPAQARADWTRLGGWETVWGTIHGILLLLGAVSTCVAFLAGLMYLAQADRLKRKRPQRFGIALPSLEQSERWNRAAITLAFPMLTAGLAIGIALNAGSRRVGNAVLDWSDPKVISAAGLWVVFAALLHVRYRPEWRGKRVMLLTVLAFAFMLFTLLGVDLLLPTAHGVARGAIVGQSLEVSP from the coding sequence ATGATCGACCGCCTCAGTGTCCTTTGTTTCGCCGGGACCTACGGTCTGGCCCTGGCCGCGGATCTGGCCCGCCTGATCCTGAGGGTTCCGGTGCGCTGGCAACTGGCCGTCGGGCTCACGGCGCTGGGATGGGTGGTGCATACGGCGTTCCTCGTCAATCTCGCCTGGCGAGTTGGGGAGGTCCCGATTGCCACCGTTTTCCATTCGTTGCTGGTGCTGGCCTGGATTCTCTCGGGAATCGGCCTGTATTTGACCTTCAGAGCGCCGAAACCCTCGGCGATCGGGGTGTTCGTGCTTCCCCTGGTGCTGGCCTTGCTCGGAACGGCCGTGGCGATGCCGGCTCAGGCGAGAGCCGACTGGACCCGGCTCGGAGGGTGGGAGACGGTCTGGGGAACGATTCACGGAATCCTGCTGCTGCTCGGAGCGGTGAGTACCTGCGTTGCATTTCTGGCCGGCCTGATGTACCTCGCCCAGGCCGACCGGTTGAAACGGAAGCGTCCCCAGCGGTTCGGAATCGCCTTGCCCAGCCTTGAGCAATCAGAGCGATGGAACCGCGCAGCGATTACGCTGGCCTTTCCGATGCTCACCGCCGGGCTGGCGATCGGGATTGCGCTGAATGCGGGTTCGAGACGGGTCGGCAACGCCGTGCTCGACTGGTCGGACCCGAAGGTCATCAGCGCGGCGGGGCTTTGGGTCGTGTTCGCAGCCTTGCTTCACGTCCGCTATCGACCCGAGTGGCGAGGGAAGCGGGTCATGTTACTGACGGTTCTGGCCTTCGCCTTCATGCTGTTCACGCTGCTTGGCGTCGACCTGCTGCTGCCGACCGCTCATGGGGTGGCCCGTGGGGCGATCGTCGGCCAGAGCCTGGAGGTGTCGCCGTGA
- a CDS encoding 6-phosphofructokinase, translating to MTAQNQGSGDQPPIRRVAILFAGGPAPAANAVISTAAASFLRQGISVVGILNGYSHLVEYAPDRPLVEGRDYITIDAQRLRRTRNSRGIMIGTARTNPGKHVNHPDDLADSEKNAPLRTVHAALASLEVDALVSIGGDDTLKSANKFRLVQKHLDKGSRHIRVVHVPKTIDNDYLGIDFTFGYFTAVETLAGEIRNLLADAEATRAYYLAETMGRSAGWLAYGAAMAGEASLVLSVEDVSGRFASQETTTDPNTGETKTRKIMNLPEVVRHIVSAMRTREREGKEFGVIVLAEGLAEFLPSEYLKGIPRDDHGHISIAQVDLGRTFSRLVSEEYKKETGKSRKVTGLQLGYESRCAAPHAFDVMLGSQLGVGAYRALVEENRDGVMISVAGQLDLNYVDFDHLVDPKTLITVVRFIKEKSDFHRLARFLETQVSE from the coding sequence ATGACTGCGCAGAACCAGGGGTCCGGCGACCAGCCGCCGATTCGCCGCGTCGCCATCCTTTTTGCCGGTGGACCCGCCCCGGCAGCCAACGCCGTGATTTCGACGGCAGCCGCCTCGTTCCTGAGGCAAGGGATCTCGGTGGTTGGCATCCTGAATGGCTACTCGCATCTGGTCGAGTACGCTCCCGATCGCCCCTTGGTCGAGGGCCGCGACTACATCACCATCGACGCTCAGCGTCTCCGACGCACCCGGAACAGCCGGGGGATCATGATTGGCACGGCCCGGACCAACCCCGGCAAGCACGTCAACCATCCCGACGACCTGGCCGATTCCGAGAAGAACGCACCGCTCCGGACGGTTCACGCCGCACTGGCCTCGCTGGAGGTCGATGCCCTCGTCTCGATCGGTGGCGACGACACCCTGAAGTCGGCCAACAAGTTTCGACTGGTCCAGAAGCATCTGGACAAGGGCTCCCGGCACATTCGGGTCGTCCATGTTCCGAAGACGATTGATAACGACTACCTCGGAATCGACTTCACCTTCGGCTACTTCACCGCAGTCGAAACCTTGGCTGGCGAGATCCGGAACCTCCTGGCCGATGCCGAGGCGACCCGGGCCTACTATCTGGCCGAAACCATGGGCCGATCGGCCGGGTGGCTCGCCTATGGCGCGGCCATGGCCGGCGAGGCGAGCCTGGTGCTGAGCGTCGAGGACGTCTCCGGTCGGTTTGCGTCTCAGGAAACGACCACCGACCCGAACACCGGCGAGACCAAGACCCGGAAGATCATGAACCTGCCCGAGGTCGTGCGCCACATCGTCTCGGCAATGCGGACTCGGGAACGCGAGGGCAAGGAATTCGGCGTCATTGTCCTGGCCGAAGGGCTCGCGGAGTTCCTGCCGTCCGAGTACCTCAAGGGAATTCCCCGAGACGATCACGGGCACATCTCGATTGCCCAGGTGGATCTCGGCCGGACCTTCTCCCGCCTCGTCTCCGAGGAGTACAAGAAGGAAACGGGCAAGTCTCGGAAAGTGACCGGCCTGCAGCTTGGGTACGAATCCCGATGCGCGGCTCCGCACGCCTTCGACGTGATGCTCGGCAGTCAGCTTGGCGTCGGGGCGTATCGAGCGCTGGTGGAAGAGAACCGCGACGGCGTGATGATCTCGGTGGCTGGTCAGCTCGATTTGAACTACGTCGACTTCGATCACCTCGTCGATCCGAAGACGTTGATCACCGTGGTCCGTTTCATCAAAGAGAAGTCCGACTTCCATCGCCTCGCCCGGTTCCTCGAAACCCAGGTCAGCGAGTGA